One region of Longimicrobium sp. genomic DNA includes:
- a CDS encoding GGDEF domain-containing protein, which produces MQVRRTDDRRLRLVMARPTGWISGGDVATRRTNRRRDISPERMEMNVGLPERVERGEDLVLLLDGPDGEGVLVTGAVAGRVPQGRHDPDLMDRAAVGAAVFMRERLRTEKRQRLPDQLIVYFEELNAAENDGQVMRALADHALRIVGAHTSVALMREPNGLLRAPMPAEPCACRARVCLAWDDRFAEPGLILSEDARPGGAIPGAAALFGDPHTALVAHVPVGGEGVLVLTERRDERIFEPEDWDVLRALALQAQMALRRLKLLEDVRTLSLTDPLTGLGNRRHMELMLAHAWAAARRGDPLAVVVLDLDGFKEVNDTLGHQAGDELLCAVGEALREEARASDVVVRFGGDEFLALLTGGTAEGGHLLVERLRKRLDGRVGISAGVAAYTPDMASAEEMIRLADRRLYDGRASRRPAR; this is translated from the coding sequence ATGCAGGTGCGGCGGACGGATGACCGGCGGCTTCGCCTGGTGATGGCGCGGCCCACCGGCTGGATTTCCGGCGGAGACGTCGCCACGCGTCGCACCAACCGGCGTCGCGACATCTCTCCCGAGCGGATGGAGATGAACGTGGGTCTTCCCGAGCGCGTGGAGCGTGGGGAAGACCTTGTGCTGCTGCTGGACGGCCCCGACGGCGAGGGCGTGCTGGTGACCGGCGCCGTGGCCGGCCGCGTTCCTCAGGGGCGGCACGACCCCGACCTGATGGACCGGGCCGCCGTGGGCGCCGCGGTGTTCATGCGCGAGCGGCTGCGCACCGAAAAGCGCCAGCGCCTTCCCGACCAGCTGATCGTCTACTTCGAAGAGCTGAACGCGGCCGAGAACGACGGCCAGGTGATGCGCGCGCTGGCGGACCATGCGCTGCGCATTGTGGGCGCCCACACGTCGGTGGCGCTCATGCGCGAGCCCAACGGCCTGCTGCGGGCGCCCATGCCCGCCGAGCCGTGTGCCTGCCGCGCGCGGGTGTGCCTGGCCTGGGACGACCGCTTCGCCGAGCCCGGGCTGATCCTGTCGGAGGACGCGCGCCCGGGGGGCGCCATTCCCGGCGCCGCCGCGCTGTTCGGCGATCCGCACACGGCCTTGGTCGCGCACGTGCCGGTGGGCGGCGAAGGGGTGCTGGTGCTCACGGAGCGCCGCGACGAGCGCATCTTCGAGCCGGAAGACTGGGACGTGCTGCGCGCCCTGGCGCTGCAGGCGCAGATGGCCCTTCGGCGGCTGAAGCTGCTGGAAGACGTGCGCACCCTGTCGCTGACGGACCCGCTGACGGGGCTGGGAAACCGCCGCCACATGGAGCTGATGCTGGCCCACGCGTGGGCCGCGGCCCGCCGGGGCGATCCGCTGGCCGTGGTGGTGCTGGACCTGGACGGCTTCAAGGAAGTGAACGACACCCTGGGCCACCAGGCGGGCGACGAACTCCTGTGCGCCGTGGGCGAGGCGCTGCGCGAAGAAGCGCGCGCGTCGGACGTGGTGGTGCGCTTTGGCGGCGACGAGTTCCTGGCGCTGCTGACCGGGGGCACGGCCGAGGGCGGGCACCTGCTGGTGGAGCGGCTGCGCAAGCGGCTGGACGGGCGCGTGGGGATCAGCGCGGGGGTGGCCGCCTACACGCCCGACATGGCGAGCGCCGAGGAGATGATCCGCCTGGCCGACCGGCGCCTGTACGACGGGCGCGCCAGCCGCCGCCCGGCCCGCTAG